CATCGCGACGCCTGGCATCGAAACGCCGGCCGTCGCCACGGTGCTGCGCCCGGAGAAGGCGAGCGAGCCGTCCACGATCGCGCCTCGCGTGATCGAGAACGTCGAGCGGCTGTCCGCCCCGGCGGCTGAACCCAAAGCACCAGCGGGCGCACCCGTGGTGAAGGCCGGAAGCAGCGATGGCGACGCCGCGGCCGTGCTGCGCGAGGCGATCGGCCGCGCGGATCCCGGGCTGTACGCCGAGATCATCCGCGCCGCCGAAGACATCAAGTCCGCCTCGGCGCGGCGGCTGGTGCTGACGGGGCTGCTGGAGAAGAGCGACCTGAGCGCCGCGAACATCGCCGCCATCGTAGCCGCGACGCGCACGATGGACTCGGACCTGGAAAAGCGCATCGTCCTGGCCGCCGTCACCGAGCACCGCACCTTCCGCGCGAGCGCTTCGCTGCCGCCGGCGATGGCATCGGCGCTGGAGTCGTTCTCGTCGTCACTGGAGCAGCGCATCGTCATGACGGGGCTGTGGGAGGCGCGGCGCTGGGACACACCCTCGCTCGCCGCCATCTTCCGCGTGGTCCCGGACGTCGATTCGGACCTGGAGCGCCGCATCATCCTTACCGGCGCGGCGGCGCGGCAGACGGTGCAGGGGAGCGCGCGCGAGGCGTACCTGGCCGCGGCGCGCTCCATCGAGAGCGAGATGGAGCGCGGGCTTGCGCTGAACGCGCTGACGTCGGGCTCGACCACCGCCGCTACCACCTCCAGCCGGCCGCGCTCGGGGTCGGGAACGAGCGCGCCCCGCGGCGCCTCGGGCGAGGCGCAGTGGGACAGCGACATCGAGCTCGACGGGATGCGCAACGGGAAGCCGTGCTACGTGGAGCTTCACGCGAGCAAGGTGATCTTCGGGACCGCGCGCTCCGACATCCGCCGCATTCTCCCTGGCGGGCGGCTGCACCTGGAGCGGCGCTACGACGGGCACGTGCACATCGTCCGCGGCGTGCCGGGCGAGGGCGGCCGGCCGGTGTTCACCTACACGGTCGACGGACGGCAGCGCCCGTTCGAAACCGAGGGCCGCGCCTGGATGAACGCGTTCATCCGCGAATACACGGGAGCCTGAGCCACACGGCCGCCGGGCCGCGCGCCCGGCGTTTCGTTGCTATCAAGTGCTGATTTTTCACCCCTTTGCACCGGAGAACGACCATGATCCGTACACTTTCCCTCGCCGCGGCGCTGCTGCTGGCCGTTCCCGCGTGCGCCCAGCGCCACGAAACCAGCGAGCGGACGCACATCGTCCAGGAGAACAACGGGCACCGGCTGGAGGTGCGCATGCGCGGCGACGTGGATTTCAACGACGACGGCAACTGGGTGCAGCGCGTGAGCCCCGGCGGCAGCCTGATGGTGGAGGAGCGCAGCCGGGGAACCACGCGCCGCGTGGACTTCACCCCCGGCGAGGGCGGGCGCGTCGACGTTCGCTACCAGGTGGACGGACGCGCACGGCAGATGGATGCGCGCGGGCGCGAGTGGGCCAG
This is a stretch of genomic DNA from Longimicrobium sp.. It encodes these proteins:
- a CDS encoding M56 family metallopeptidase — protein: MTDSALFLAVADAAVRGTLVLLAALAATGLMRRSSASARHLVWLAALAALLLLPLARSFVPEWRVLPLPTAPLASSPDVASAPASIDRPSEIASSASAPASTAPAVVPAERWWVSMDWIRLALMVWAAGVLLFGLRLAYGVARIRWIERRATELTDDEWVTLTDGLARRLRLGRIVRLLREPAATVPMTWGVFHPVVLLPAESDQWESERRRVVLAHELAHVGRWDAATQWIAHVALVVFWFNPLVWVAARKLREEREHACDDAVLAIGTRAADYADHLLDIVRKLGSSNGPTPALAMARRSQFEGRLLAILDNAVRRNGVSRTAGLATAAAALVCMLPLAALRPAPAAEVPVTIVALPVDEPLASKSSIATPGIETPAVATVLRPEKASEPSTIAPRVIENVERLSAPAAEPKAPAGAPVVKAGSSDGDAAAVLREAIGRADPGLYAEIIRAAEDIKSASARRLVLTGLLEKSDLSAANIAAIVAATRTMDSDLEKRIVLAAVTEHRTFRASASLPPAMASALESFSSSLEQRIVMTGLWEARRWDTPSLAAIFRVVPDVDSDLERRIILTGAAARQTVQGSAREAYLAAARSIESEMERGLALNALTSGSTTAATTSSRPRSGSGTSAPRGASGEAQWDSDIELDGMRNGKPCYVELHASKVIFGTARSDIRRILPGGRLHLERRYDGHVHIVRGVPGEGGRPVFTYTVDGRQRPFETEGRAWMNAFIREYTGA